The Leguminivora glycinivorella isolate SPB_JAAS2020 chromosome 17, LegGlyc_1.1, whole genome shotgun sequence genome has a window encoding:
- the LOC125235435 gene encoding uncharacterized protein LOC125235435, with amino-acid sequence MPPNATDPPIDGDPEIVYNGADKSNQAPQFLSTSKDDYKLNIFQSSLNQIAHILIGMTVGVMLLFTMRNGLPIGATPRHITLCVLGYHLLMTQAILSLSPHNSWSSRLTLVHRRRAHWILQILGSSLALAGCFIKILDKTVHWNTMHGQFALVSMVFTSVALVNGLASLYANELRGLRLSPNLSKLTHICFGIVGFSAASITLCYGLDKNMFRTWASDDFTTAMIVFVATYTAIIVINPFISFFKKGRGLFTN; translated from the exons ATGCCGCCAAACGCAACTGATCCACCCATTGATGGCGACCCTGAAATAGTATATAATGGGGCAGACAAAAGCAACCAAGCTCCCCAATTTTTATCGACATCTAAAGATGATTACAAGCTGAATATCTTTCAATCGTCGTTGAATCAAATTGCTCATATTCTCATAGGGATGACAGTGGGAGTAATGTTGCTTTTCACGATGCGTAATGGTCTTCCAATTGGTGCTACGCCGCGACACATCACTTTGTGCGTCCTTGGG TATCACCTGTTGATGACCCAAGCCATCCTTAGCCTGAGCCCCCACAACAGCTGGTCGTCGCGACTGACGCTGGTGCACCGGCGTCGTGCTCACTGGATCCTGCAGATTCTTGGCTCCAGCCTGGCTTTGGCCGGTTGCTTTATCAAGATCCTTGACAAGACTGTACATTGGAATACTATGCACGGACAATTTG CCCTGGTTTCCATGGTATTCACGTCAGTAGCACTGGTAAACGGACTCGCGTCACTCTACGCCAACGAGCTCAGAGGTCTCCGACTGTCGCCAAATTTATCCAAGCTCACCCACATCTGCTTCGGCATTGTCGGCTTCTCCGCTGCTTCCATCACCCTGTGCTACGGCTTGGACAAGAACATGTTCAGGACCTGGGCCTCTGATGACTTCACCACGGCAATGATCGTCTTCGTTGCCACCTATACTGCTATCATCGTCATCAACCCTTTTATATCGTTCTTTAAGAAAGGACGTGGGTTATTTACTAACTAA
- the LOC125235450 gene encoding uncharacterized protein LOC125235450 produces the protein MPPNVIDIPFQQDPEKVYNGTELGKPADSQPAVAASQENYTLNIIQSTLNLLSHIFIGVTAGVSLLFALRNGLPVGATPQHIILCVLGYQLLMAEAILSLSPHNGWSSRLKYVDKRRAHWILQLLGSGLALAGCFIKILDKSVHWNTLHGQFALVSIVFTTVSLVNGLTSLYAYELRKFRLPPNLSKLTHICFGIVAFAAASISLCYGFDKNSFRNWASSNFTTAMISFVGALTFIIILNPFITFFSKSRGLFKNN, from the exons ATGCCTCCAAACGTAATTGATATACCATTTCAACAAGACCCTGAGAAAGTTTATAATGGAACCGAGCTTGGGAAACCAGCTGATTCCCAGCCTGCAGTAGCAGCTTCTCAGGAAAACTATACACTGAATATTATACAGTCGACTTTGAATCTGCTGTCACACATTTTTATTGGAGTCACAGCTGGAGTGAGCTTACTGTTTGCGCTTCGCAATGGTCTTCCAGTCGGTGCGACACCGCAACATATTATTCTTTGTGTTTTGGGG TACCAACTTTTAATGGCCGAAGCGATTCTCAGCCTCAGTCCCCACAATGGCTGGTCTTCAAGGCTCAAATACGTGGACAAGAGGCGCGCACACTGGATCCTGCAGCTTCTCGGCTCTGGACTAGCTCTGGCCGGTTGCTTCATCAAGATCCTGGACAAGAGTGTGCATTGGAATACTTTGCATGGACAGTTTG CATTGGTGTCCATAGTGTTTACAACAGTATCACTGGTAAATGGCCTGACGTCGCTCTACGCGTACGAGCTCAGAAAGTTCCGCCTGCCACCTAACCTCTCCAAACTCACGCACATCTGCTTCGGCATCGTCGCTTTCGCCGCTGCATCCATCTCCCTCTGCTATGGCTTCGACAAGAACAGTTTCAGAAACTGGGCCTCCAGTAACTTTACCACGGCAATGATCAGTTTTGTTGGCGCTTTAACATTCATTATCATCCTCAACCCGTTTATCACCTTCTTTAGTAAGAGCAGaggattatttaaaaataattaa